The DNA sequence ATCCTCTACTTCTGGTACAACTATCGCCGGTTCTTCATCCGGCAAATCAGGAGTAACTTCCGACTTTTCTGTAGCAGAAAAAATATCGTTATAATTTTCAGAAACCACATCTGCTGATAAAGGTGTTTCCGCTGGTGCAACGCTGACTACAGCTTGTTCAGGTTCATGCGGAATGAATACCGGGATGCGTGGTTCGTCCACCACTAAAGTAGCCGGTTCTGCTGTTGGCTGTTCATGAACAACCACTTCTCGTTTTGTACGGGAACGCAGCCAGAGGCTCAGCACAACTAAAAATGCCAATAGCGGCAAGGAAATCAGTAGCTGTATGTTAAGTGGCAACGCCAATATATCGATTGGCTCTGTGGTTCCAGAGGATGGAGAAACAGACTCTGGTTTCTGTTCCTGCTCTTTTAATTTAGCCTGCAGTGAAGCCAATTCTTCTTTTAGTTTTTTCTGTTCATTCACTGTCGCCTGTAAACTGCCAATTTCAGTATTCAGGCGTTGAAGCTGTTCTTTTAACTCTTTGTTTTCAGTCTGATATGCAACTAAATCTTCATTAACCACCGGAGGTTGCGTCGTTACACCAGAGGACGCAGGTTGTGTAACTATTGGCTTCAGTTCTGTTCCATTCACCAATTCAGAAACTTTACTATCGATTAATGAAAGCTCTGTGGATGCAACAGGTACTGCCCCCGAAACAGGTAAAACAGGTGCAGTTACAGCTGTGTCTGCTGTTGGTACAGAAGCAGATACAGCAGGCACGGTTACAGTTGTGTCTGTGGTTGAAACAGAAGTCGATACGGCAGGCACAGTTGCAACTGTGGTGGAAGCAGAAGATGTTACGTTTACAACCTGAGCAGGTTCGGTGGTTTCAGGTTGTACTGTCTGGGAATTTTCAGTACTTTTTGCCGTTTCCGCAGACGCAGTCTGTTTTGCTGGTGCACGATTCGTCGCAGTTTTAATTTCATTCAATGACGGAATAGCGAGCCGAGCACCCGCCAGCAGAGAATCCAGCCGGCCATCGGCAAACGCATGCGGATTCTTCCGGTATAAGGCAAGCATCACCTTGCGGGTGCTGAGACCCTGCCCTGGATGTAACATTCTGATCCTGTTAGCAATTGACCAGGAAGTATCCGTCGTTTTCACCGGACCATATATTTTACTCTCCGCAGTGATAATTGATTTATCCATGCGGTCCGGGATATATGGCTGAGCTAACCGTTCTCCGGCTGATGGTGTAGTCTGTTGCTGCTGCACACTGCTGTCAGGCTTTTTTATTTCGATATAAAAGTCATCTGCTTTATCAGCTGCAATAGCGGCGGTCGAACATAAGACTGCTGCCATTATTGCCTGAGCCAATCGAGATAGCTTAAATCCCATATTCGACGTCCTTTTTATTTTATTATCCGGCCCTTCAGGTCCAACC is a window from the Tolumonas auensis DSM 9187 genome containing:
- a CDS encoding FimV/HubP family polar landmark protein; this translates as MAAVLCSTAAIAADKADDFYIEIKKPDSSVQQQQTTPSAGERLAQPYIPDRMDKSIITAESKIYGPVKTTDTSWSIANRIRMLHPGQGLSTRKVMLALYRKNPHAFADGRLDSLLAGARLAIPSLNEIKTATNRAPAKQTASAETAKSTENSQTVQPETTEPAQVVNVTSSASTTVATVPAVSTSVSTTDTTVTVPAVSASVPTADTAVTAPVLPVSGAVPVASTELSLIDSKVSELVNGTELKPIVTQPASSGVTTQPPVVNEDLVAYQTENKELKEQLQRLNTEIGSLQATVNEQKKLKEELASLQAKLKEQEQKPESVSPSSGTTEPIDILALPLNIQLLISLPLLAFLVVLSLWLRSRTKREVVVHEQPTAEPATLVVDEPRIPVFIPHEPEQAVVSVAPAETPLSADVVSENYNDIFSATEKSEVTPDLPDEEPAIVVPEVEDQEFATILSDAELTDALETDLSFPATTPEPEVVAVENIELPDSELTSKPEMNDASLASLLNLNKVMSDPGLQMSDQVISEPDGWELSADDDASSAVLTATIGPGVNLKEVNNDSGRPWLRQFDSELFKTEKNANTQEYYVSIDELLAQAEQQEVGASVNPEMIQPNLDVGLDEFPDMLPKHDGIDIDDDGGVGAKLDLARAYLEIDDKANAKVLLLEVQAMGSSEQIKEAEKLLSRIV